A single window of Pyxicephalus adspersus chromosome 10, UCB_Pads_2.0, whole genome shotgun sequence DNA harbors:
- the LOC140339043 gene encoding uncharacterized protein isoform X2, producing the protein MSLHETRERQREEDSRSYHQDDGAADGGDPSDEAPSDERSPSCKEEPLEEWNPTHILHSPKDLPHFVSVGMKKEPDQGEIVLGPIIERSPISEEGNLLHTDISMDGDLPHSNGSTHHTPTRVKEELFVCGEEPLGEPHVSPPCPPTLVPQEASLKREVTEEEAVFFKCDVVDPQLDCKETTQRQILSKPNQNVANGKQFSCTGCGKSCRSNAELVQHLRVHSGEKPFKCSECGKCFSQHSTLTMHHRIHTGQKPYTCSECGKSFTSKSDLTKHCRCHTGLKPYSCPECGKFFTSSSHCFRHKKMHIGDKQFICLECGKSFLTRWEMVIHQRIHTGERPYPCTECSKRFISSSDLVKHQRSHTGLKPHICPECGKNYVSRAVLTRHQKIHMAEKRYFCAECGMGFVRMGTFLAHVKSNCSPWGSSQPPN; encoded by the exons ATGTCACTCCATGAAACCCGAGAGAGACAACGTGAAGAAGATTCTAGAAGTTATCACCAAGATGATGGAGCTGCTGATGGGGGAG ATCCTTCAGATGAAGCTCCATCTGATGAAAGATCTCCATCCTGTAAGGAGGAGCCCCTGGAGGAATGGAATCCCACCCACATTCTCCATTCACCCAAAGACCTCCCCCACTTTGTATCTGTTGGTATGAAGAAGGAACCAGACCAAGGTGAAATTGTATTAGGTCCTATTATTGAGCGTTCCCCCATATCTGAGGAGGGAAATCTTCTCCACACTGACATCTCGATGGATGGAGACCTTCCACACTCCAATGGGTCTACACACCACACACCTACACGGGTTAAGGAGGAACTCTTTGTTTGTGGTGAAGAACCTTTAGGAGAACCTCATGTTTCCCCTCCATGTCCACCAACTCTTGTTCCTCAGGAGGCCTCCTTGAAAAGAGAAGTTACAGAAGAAGAAGCAGTTTTTTTCAAGTGTGACGTTGTGGATCCCCAATTAGACTGCAAAGAAACCACACAGAGACAGATCCTCTCTAAACCCAACCAAAATGTAGCCAATGGGAAGCAGTTTTCTTGCACTGGGTGTGGGAAGTCTTGCCGAAGCAATGCAGAACTCGTTCAGCACCTCAGAGTTCACTCGGGGGAGAAACCATTTAAGTGCTCAGAGTGTGGTAAATGCTTCAGCCAACATTCCACCCTAACCATGCACCATAGAATTCATACGGGCCAAAAGCCATACACATGTTCTGAGTGCGGGAAGAGCTTTACCAGCAAGTCAGATCTGACCAAGCACTGCAGGTGCCACACTGGACTCAAGCCGTATTCAtgccctgagtgtgggaaatTCTTCACCTCCAGCTCCCATTGTTTCCGACACAAGAAAATGCACATTGGGGACAAACAGTTCATCTGTTTAGAGTGTGGAAAGAGTTTTCTGACTCGGTGGGAGATGGTGATTCACCAAAGAATTCACACGGGGGAAAGACCTTATCCTTGTACTGAATGCAGCAAACGTTTTATCAGCAGCTCCGACCTGGTCAAACACCAAAGGAGCCACACTGGACTGAAGCCACACATCTGCCCAGAATGTGGCAAGAACTATGTCAGCCGAGCCGTCCTCACCCGGCATCAGAAGATTCACATGGCGGAGAAACGCTACTTCTGTGCAGAGTGTGGGATGGGATTTGTGAGAATGGGAACATTTCTGGCTCATGTTAAATCTAATTGCAGTCCTTGGGGTTCATCACAGCCTCCTAACTAA
- the LOC140339043 gene encoding uncharacterized protein isoform X1, whose translation MEDTMTERILNLTLEIIYQLSGKSCSPVKSGDHLTIMVPPCHSMKPERDNVKKILEVITKMMELLMGEGGVEGDVMDNQPSLWPWDPSDEAPSDERSPSCKEEPLEEWNPTHILHSPKDLPHFVSVGMKKEPDQGEIVLGPIIERSPISEEGNLLHTDISMDGDLPHSNGSTHHTPTRVKEELFVCGEEPLGEPHVSPPCPPTLVPQEASLKREVTEEEAVFFKCDVVDPQLDCKETTQRQILSKPNQNVANGKQFSCTGCGKSCRSNAELVQHLRVHSGEKPFKCSECGKCFSQHSTLTMHHRIHTGQKPYTCSECGKSFTSKSDLTKHCRCHTGLKPYSCPECGKFFTSSSHCFRHKKMHIGDKQFICLECGKSFLTRWEMVIHQRIHTGERPYPCTECSKRFISSSDLVKHQRSHTGLKPHICPECGKNYVSRAVLTRHQKIHMAEKRYFCAECGMGFVRMGTFLAHVKSNCSPWGSSQPPN comes from the exons ACCATGACCGAGAGGATACTCAACCtgaccctggagatcatctaccagCTGAGCGGAAAG AGTTGTTCTCCCGTGAAGTCAGGTGACCATCTGACCATCATGGTTCCTCCATGTCACTCCATGAAACCCGAGAGAGACAACGTGAAGAAGATTCTAGAAGTTATCACCAAGATGATGGAGCTGCTGATGGGGGAG GGAGGTGTAGAAGGAGATGTGATGGACAATCAGCCGTCCCTCTGGCCATGGG ATCCTTCAGATGAAGCTCCATCTGATGAAAGATCTCCATCCTGTAAGGAGGAGCCCCTGGAGGAATGGAATCCCACCCACATTCTCCATTCACCCAAAGACCTCCCCCACTTTGTATCTGTTGGTATGAAGAAGGAACCAGACCAAGGTGAAATTGTATTAGGTCCTATTATTGAGCGTTCCCCCATATCTGAGGAGGGAAATCTTCTCCACACTGACATCTCGATGGATGGAGACCTTCCACACTCCAATGGGTCTACACACCACACACCTACACGGGTTAAGGAGGAACTCTTTGTTTGTGGTGAAGAACCTTTAGGAGAACCTCATGTTTCCCCTCCATGTCCACCAACTCTTGTTCCTCAGGAGGCCTCCTTGAAAAGAGAAGTTACAGAAGAAGAAGCAGTTTTTTTCAAGTGTGACGTTGTGGATCCCCAATTAGACTGCAAAGAAACCACACAGAGACAGATCCTCTCTAAACCCAACCAAAATGTAGCCAATGGGAAGCAGTTTTCTTGCACTGGGTGTGGGAAGTCTTGCCGAAGCAATGCAGAACTCGTTCAGCACCTCAGAGTTCACTCGGGGGAGAAACCATTTAAGTGCTCAGAGTGTGGTAAATGCTTCAGCCAACATTCCACCCTAACCATGCACCATAGAATTCATACGGGCCAAAAGCCATACACATGTTCTGAGTGCGGGAAGAGCTTTACCAGCAAGTCAGATCTGACCAAGCACTGCAGGTGCCACACTGGACTCAAGCCGTATTCAtgccctgagtgtgggaaatTCTTCACCTCCAGCTCCCATTGTTTCCGACACAAGAAAATGCACATTGGGGACAAACAGTTCATCTGTTTAGAGTGTGGAAAGAGTTTTCTGACTCGGTGGGAGATGGTGATTCACCAAAGAATTCACACGGGGGAAAGACCTTATCCTTGTACTGAATGCAGCAAACGTTTTATCAGCAGCTCCGACCTGGTCAAACACCAAAGGAGCCACACTGGACTGAAGCCACACATCTGCCCAGAATGTGGCAAGAACTATGTCAGCCGAGCCGTCCTCACCCGGCATCAGAAGATTCACATGGCGGAGAAACGCTACTTCTGTGCAGAGTGTGGGATGGGATTTGTGAGAATGGGAACATTTCTGGCTCATGTTAAATCTAATTGCAGTCCTTGGGGTTCATCACAGCCTCCTAACTAA